One window of Sporocytophaga myxococcoides DSM 11118 genomic DNA carries:
- a CDS encoding DinB family protein: MKNAAELIEELNNSTNMLTNQISLFKDNEFNVKPEPNQWSAGDVAEHIYILESFINKVLKGTCIPAERNPEEKVLVVKNIFSNFDKKFNAPDPIAPSVNLKSIDRLLDDIRASRLITQQIVSANDLSLICKDFVHKGFGEMTRTEWVHFCIFHTDRHLHQMQKIKEKILG; encoded by the coding sequence ATGAAAAATGCAGCTGAGTTGATTGAAGAATTGAATAATTCTACAAATATGCTTACTAATCAAATTAGTCTGTTTAAGGATAATGAATTCAACGTTAAGCCCGAGCCTAATCAATGGTCTGCCGGTGATGTAGCAGAGCATATTTATATTCTGGAATCTTTCATTAACAAGGTGCTTAAGGGAACATGCATTCCTGCAGAAAGAAACCCGGAAGAAAAGGTTTTGGTTGTTAAAAACATATTTTCAAATTTTGATAAAAAATTCAATGCTCCCGATCCTATCGCTCCTTCAGTAAACTTGAAATCAATAGATCGTTTGTTAGATGATATTAGAGCCTCAAGGTTGATTACACAGCAAATCGTTTCAGCCAACGACCTTAGCCTTATTTGTAAAGATTTTGTGCATAAAGGTTTTGGGGAAATGACTCGTACTGAATGGGTTCACTTTTGTATTTTTCACACTGACAGGCATCTTCACCAAATGCAAAAGATAAAAGAAAAAATATTAGGATAG
- a CDS encoding hemolysin family protein: protein MVVEIIIILLLIIVNGIFSMSEIALVSSKKYKLESASEKGNKGAKVALDLSENPGKFLSTVQVGITLIGILTGVFGGASISRRLNDYFEASGIFGNYSETASGLIVVFGITYVTLILGELLPKRIGMNSPEKIASAIAIPMTILAKLVKPLIWLLSASTDLFIKILQLKPQEDHFVTEEEIKAMLEEASDIGEVEKEEREMVERVFFLGDTDVGSLMSSRADVVSLDINEDLEVNKKIMAESIHTHFPVYENEYDNIIGILSLKTFSSSLLRKEEIDLRSMLIDALFVPVQMTAFKLLENMKARNTHFAVAVDEYGSVKGVITTNDLVNVVIGDIYRKEEAEIIKRQDESYLVDGLISLDEFFRYFEVEKTEEIEKEGFYTLGGLILYIFKRIPSSGEIIDWKNLHFEVLDMDGQRVDKVLVRPIDSH, encoded by the coding sequence ATGGTAGTAGAAATTATCATCATTCTCCTCTTGATTATAGTGAATGGTATATTTTCAATGTCTGAAATTGCCCTGGTTTCTTCCAAGAAATATAAACTAGAATCTGCATCCGAAAAAGGTAATAAGGGAGCTAAAGTTGCCCTTGATCTTTCTGAAAATCCCGGGAAATTTCTTTCAACTGTTCAGGTTGGAATTACACTGATTGGAATCTTAACAGGGGTTTTTGGAGGTGCTTCAATTTCACGGAGGCTCAATGACTATTTTGAGGCATCCGGAATATTCGGAAACTATTCTGAAACTGCTTCAGGACTTATCGTGGTATTCGGAATCACTTACGTAACACTTATTCTGGGAGAACTGCTACCCAAAAGGATAGGTATGAACAGTCCTGAAAAAATTGCTTCAGCTATTGCAATTCCGATGACAATCCTTGCAAAGCTTGTAAAGCCCTTGATTTGGCTACTTTCCGCATCAACTGATCTGTTTATTAAAATTCTGCAACTCAAACCCCAGGAAGATCATTTTGTGACCGAAGAAGAGATTAAAGCTATGCTGGAAGAGGCTTCTGATATAGGGGAGGTCGAAAAGGAAGAAAGAGAAATGGTGGAAAGAGTATTTTTTCTTGGAGATACTGATGTGGGATCACTTATGAGCAGCCGAGCTGATGTGGTTTCACTTGATATAAATGAAGATCTTGAGGTTAATAAAAAAATCATGGCCGAATCCATTCATACGCATTTCCCTGTTTATGAAAATGAATATGACAACATCATTGGTATTCTAAGTCTGAAAACCTTCAGTTCTTCCTTGTTGAGAAAGGAGGAAATAGACCTTCGGTCAATGCTTATTGATGCATTATTTGTGCCCGTTCAGATGACTGCTTTTAAATTATTGGAAAATATGAAAGCCAGGAATACTCATTTTGCTGTGGCTGTAGATGAGTATGGTTCTGTAAAGGGAGTAATCACAACCAATGACCTGGTAAATGTGGTAATAGGAGACATATACCGAAAAGAGGAGGCCGAAATCATAAAAAGGCAGGATGAATCTTATCTTGTAGATGGGTTAATCTCATTGGATGAATTTTTCAGATATTTTGAAGTTGAGAAAACTGAAGAGATAGAAAAGGAAGGGTTTTATACTTTAGGAGGTTTAATACTTTATATTTTTAAAAGAATCCCTTCGTCCGGTGAAATAATTGATTGGAAAAACCTACATTTTGAAGTGCTGGATATGGATGGACAAAGAGTAGATAAAGTCCTTGTGAGGCCAATAGATTCTCATTAG
- a CDS encoding DUF3078 domain-containing protein, which yields MKKLILIVFILLAKNVFAQTDFSNQDTIPSPWKKSLEGGANINQSSFSSNWKGGGVNSIAMGLLLDGRLLYESNRISFDNILQLQYGMVKNGNTIYRKTTDKIFLDSKLGYRLTDKWNAYISISFLSQFAQGFKVTKDSLDRESQQLISRFMAPGYLTSSMGLEYKPVDYFWLRFGVGSFRNTFVTDTTIYKNVPQNYGVPIGKKVRNELAFALTANFDKDIAKNLHLYTRYAMFANYENLKAIDSRLDLTLSAKVNRYINVNLTATALYDQDQDYEIQFTQMLSLGLLYRFSQFDPKK from the coding sequence ATGAAGAAGTTAATTTTAATAGTTTTTATTCTTTTAGCAAAAAACGTTTTTGCGCAAACAGACTTTTCCAATCAGGATACCATACCTTCTCCCTGGAAAAAATCATTAGAAGGAGGGGCAAATATTAATCAGTCCTCCTTTAGCTCCAACTGGAAAGGAGGAGGAGTGAATTCAATTGCAATGGGCTTGCTGTTGGATGGTCGACTATTGTATGAATCAAACAGAATATCGTTTGATAATATACTTCAGTTGCAATATGGTATGGTTAAAAATGGTAATACTATATACAGGAAAACTACAGATAAAATATTCTTAGATTCAAAGCTGGGATACAGACTTACAGACAAGTGGAATGCTTATATCTCCATAAGCTTTCTTTCTCAGTTTGCACAGGGCTTTAAAGTTACCAAAGATAGTCTTGATAGAGAATCTCAGCAATTGATTTCAAGATTTATGGCTCCTGGATACCTCACTTCCTCAATGGGTCTGGAGTATAAGCCAGTCGATTATTTTTGGCTGAGGTTTGGTGTAGGTAGCTTTCGTAATACTTTTGTTACTGATACTACCATATACAAAAATGTACCTCAGAACTATGGTGTACCTATCGGTAAGAAAGTCAGAAATGAACTTGCATTTGCACTTACTGCTAATTTTGATAAAGATATCGCCAAAAACCTTCATCTCTATACCAGGTATGCGATGTTTGCTAACTATGAAAATCTGAAAGCCATTGACTCGCGTCTGGATCTTACCTTATCTGCAAAAGTGAACAGATATATCAACGTGAATCTAACTGCTACTGCCTTGTACGATCAGGATCAGGATTATGAGATTCAATTTACTCAGATGCTTTCTCTCGGTCTTTTATACAGATTCTCTCAGTTTGATCCAAAGAAATAA
- a CDS encoding CobW family GTP-binding protein: MVMPKIPVTIITGFLGAGKTTLLNYLISHHKEKRFAVIENEFGEVGIDGALVMDAKEGIFELSNGCLCCTLNDDLIDVLQKILNRDRKIEHLLVETTGIADPGPIAMSFLSDPYVKEAFYIDGIITLTDAQFIEQQLEDQEIACNQVTMADVIIINKIDRVDSYQTDTVKNILRRMNPGSLIVFHGKDSIYDINLLELNAFSEQSFHSTFSALKKHSYSYQKNGSDQASLLAPTKQVRHAGIHSHTFVFKAPLDVLKFNIFIRALLTEQLNVFRIKGILNLNSVDEKILFQAVNSQYATDSMGPWASENEKETKIVFIGKNLSKILLQEALDLCSASAEFEPEIFYNQLNRIILGMKK, from the coding sequence ATGGTAATGCCTAAAATTCCTGTCACAATCATTACAGGCTTTCTGGGAGCTGGAAAGACAACATTGCTCAATTATCTTATCTCTCATCACAAAGAAAAGAGATTTGCGGTAATTGAAAATGAATTCGGAGAAGTGGGAATAGATGGAGCTTTGGTAATGGATGCCAAGGAGGGAATCTTTGAGCTCTCAAACGGCTGTCTTTGCTGCACTCTTAATGATGATCTGATAGATGTGCTTCAAAAAATACTTAACAGAGACAGGAAGATAGAACACCTGCTAGTGGAGACCACAGGAATAGCGGATCCTGGACCAATTGCCATGAGCTTTCTTTCGGATCCATATGTCAAAGAAGCATTTTATATTGATGGTATAATTACTTTGACTGATGCTCAGTTTATAGAACAACAATTGGAGGATCAGGAGATCGCCTGCAATCAGGTAACAATGGCAGATGTTATTATTATCAATAAAATTGATAGGGTAGATTCCTATCAGACAGATACTGTAAAAAATATTCTCAGACGCATGAATCCTGGAAGCCTGATTGTATTCCATGGAAAAGATTCAATCTATGACATAAACCTTTTGGAATTAAATGCATTCTCAGAACAGAGTTTTCACAGCACCTTCTCTGCTTTAAAAAAACATAGCTATTCCTATCAAAAGAATGGTTCAGATCAGGCAAGCCTTTTGGCTCCCACAAAGCAAGTGAGACATGCAGGTATTCATTCTCATACTTTTGTGTTTAAGGCTCCTTTGGATGTGCTTAAATTTAATATTTTCATCAGAGCCTTGTTAACCGAGCAATTAAATGTCTTTCGAATAAAAGGAATTTTGAATCTTAATTCAGTTGATGAAAAAATTCTATTTCAAGCAGTGAACAGCCAATATGCTACTGATTCAATGGGCCCCTGGGCCTCAGAGAATGAAAAAGAAACCAAAATAGTTTTTATTGGAAAAAACCTGAGTAAAATTTTATTACAAGAGGCTTTGGACTTATGCAGTGCTTCAGCTGAATTTGAACCGGAAATTTTTTATAATCAATTAAATAGAATTATTTTAGGAATGAAAAAATGA
- a CDS encoding sensor histidine kinase yields MILSFLSEDIAPNQNQLETKRIKITAYTTVLCIFLCVVFGAGFFIYNIFPLNFIFAFFAVVHFSTWRICMAGFSRVAKVVLYFSLLLQVLSMSASLGSEMDLKVFYIPIAIIPFIIFGKNERPLFNISILFTLLNIAIIYSLDKYNISLPAPNISLGVNQWINTAFNLTAIFCMIFLANLFLSLSELGETLLFEKSNQLKEQQCLLSAQNRELENTKSELERLNSVKDRLLSILSHDLKSPINNIQAITELILEEKIQKEEIKAVALKFKESSIHTKQLLDNLVNWSSTHLTNHSPDPKNICLKELIDNVFQYTGYLAKNKNVKLTNSIDANTLVWCDYDMMEITFRNLILNAIKFSHNGQEVIAYASDKNSKIQVNIEDHGIGIPDAMLNQLFEPNIAKTRLGTNSEKGSGIGLLLCKQLIHANDGNIFVYSTPGIMTTFSVELPTCKG; encoded by the coding sequence ATGATCTTATCTTTCTTATCAGAAGACATCGCCCCAAATCAAAATCAACTAGAAACAAAAAGGATTAAAATAACCGCATACACAACAGTTCTTTGTATTTTTTTATGTGTAGTGTTTGGTGCAGGATTCTTTATTTATAATATTTTTCCTTTAAATTTTATTTTTGCATTCTTTGCTGTAGTTCATTTTTCTACTTGGAGGATCTGTATGGCAGGCTTTTCAAGGGTTGCAAAGGTTGTATTGTACTTTTCTCTATTGCTTCAGGTATTATCTATGTCAGCGAGCCTGGGAAGTGAAATGGATCTCAAGGTATTTTATATTCCAATTGCTATTATACCTTTTATCATTTTTGGAAAAAACGAGAGACCTCTTTTTAACATATCCATTCTATTTACCCTGCTTAATATTGCAATTATATATAGCCTTGACAAATACAACATTTCTTTACCTGCCCCCAATATATCTTTAGGAGTAAATCAGTGGATTAATACAGCTTTTAACCTGACAGCCATATTCTGCATGATATTTCTTGCAAATCTGTTTCTTTCTTTGTCAGAATTAGGAGAAACACTGTTGTTTGAAAAAAGCAATCAACTAAAAGAACAACAATGCCTCTTATCGGCTCAAAACCGTGAATTGGAAAATACAAAAAGTGAACTGGAAAGACTAAACTCTGTAAAGGATAGACTTTTATCCATCCTTTCTCATGACCTAAAGAGCCCCATTAACAATATTCAGGCTATTACAGAACTGATTCTTGAAGAAAAAATACAAAAAGAAGAAATAAAGGCTGTTGCGCTAAAATTTAAAGAGTCCTCTATCCATACCAAACAGCTACTGGATAATCTTGTTAACTGGTCCAGTACACATCTTACCAATCATTCTCCTGATCCTAAAAATATTTGCCTGAAGGAGCTTATTGATAATGTATTTCAGTATACTGGCTACCTTGCAAAAAACAAAAATGTAAAGCTTACAAATTCAATAGACGCTAATACTCTGGTCTGGTGTGATTATGACATGATGGAAATAACCTTCAGAAACCTTATTCTCAATGCTATCAAATTCAGTCATAACGGACAAGAGGTCATCGCCTATGCCTCCGATAAGAATAGCAAAATTCAGGTAAATATAGAAGACCATGGCATAGGTATCCCTGATGCAATGCTTAACCAGCTTTTTGAGCCCAATATTGCCAAAACCAGATTAGGCACAAATTCTGAAAAAGGATCTGGAATCGGATTACTTCTGTGCAAACAGCTTATTCATGCAAATGATGGAAATATCTTTGTCTACAGCACTCCCGGCATTATGACTACATTTTCAGTTGAGCTTCCTACTTGTAAAGGTTAA
- a CDS encoding gliding motility-associated C-terminal domain-containing protein, whose translation MRNSSFLTLFYFLIVFYSIAQPAIIDTSFNKAGSPRGIFQTRFYGKEEEAKMIISQPDEKIVMVGSSLNGSKGHDFTCVRINSDGTLDESFASKGRGIYTVSDSTDEYAETVAIDKAGRILIGGYIYASGTTKPVIIRLTADGNIDKTFAKEGKYFPDLTTKKMTSIHALKRQGEKILAVGSYIDSISMFINGPTTVVFRLNDDGTQDKTFGSKGITILESVACYQIALNETSIALGGSYPMPLKTSSVTNPAIAMLKSDGTINTTFGDKGFYKGTVVALEIIADLAFQKDGKLVTVGQVRDQSVIMRLKSDGRIDSTFAGDGRVINILAYREVGKSIFVLPNGNILATIEATYSDGNFTSQRLRLVKLNEKGEFGSLGYEQISDFSTSLNNSILTSDYNLICARATGYDFSVVKVKTKIIPSIRFTDIPKLNIASGNTPLFANASFNLPVIFISSNVNVAETKDTLLIVTGAGPTTITAYVEASIDYEGTKANQTIIISPAAEFLIGKNYTSTKKVQTYAVVPYNDEYSYEWSYLGENAYLLNTNQESDSVNKVNIYFTEDAVEGTINCRVYDKQGLLKATLRKEIKVVEDATDGNIRENSCPKSFALCYATHINSFRINSLKSDSSGCQGTGYTDFTESGRTTDLFLGNVYTADFEIGSIGKSSKYVGIWIDYNNDGDFDEADEFVNASFGEDSLFSMKPIIIKNSKEYAGSRRLRIRCRTNGRFTSSDACILSGEAGETEDYMVTLKVQDALEAPEIITPNDDGKNDYFVIRGVNDKADNRLDVFDKWGDIKYSSVNYLNDWNGKSNNGDKVTEGTYYYVFKNGVNVLKGFVEVKY comes from the coding sequence ATGCGTAATAGCAGTTTTTTAACCCTCTTTTATTTCCTGATTGTATTCTATTCCATTGCTCAACCTGCCATTATTGATACTTCATTCAATAAAGCAGGTTCTCCTCGAGGAATTTTCCAAACAAGATTTTATGGCAAGGAGGAAGAAGCCAAAATGATCATATCACAGCCAGACGAAAAAATCGTAATGGTGGGATCTTCTCTGAATGGTTCTAAAGGTCATGATTTTACTTGTGTAAGAATAAATTCTGATGGAACACTAGATGAAAGTTTTGCATCAAAAGGAAGAGGAATATATACAGTATCTGATTCGACTGATGAGTATGCTGAAACAGTTGCAATTGATAAGGCCGGAAGGATTTTGATAGGAGGCTATATTTATGCTTCTGGAACTACTAAGCCTGTAATAATCAGATTGACTGCAGACGGCAATATCGACAAAACCTTTGCGAAAGAGGGTAAATATTTTCCCGACCTGACTACAAAGAAGATGACAAGTATACATGCTCTGAAAAGACAGGGGGAGAAAATACTAGCAGTAGGATCGTATATAGATTCAATAAGTATGTTTATAAACGGACCTACTACTGTCGTTTTTAGGCTGAATGATGATGGGACACAGGACAAAACTTTTGGGAGCAAAGGCATAACAATATTAGAAAGTGTAGCCTGCTACCAGATTGCCTTGAATGAAACGAGCATAGCCTTAGGAGGGTCATATCCTATGCCGCTTAAAACATCATCAGTGACCAATCCTGCTATAGCAATGCTTAAATCTGACGGAACAATTAATACGACATTTGGTGATAAAGGCTTTTACAAAGGGACAGTGGTAGCACTGGAAATAATCGCTGATTTGGCTTTTCAGAAAGATGGTAAGCTGGTAACAGTGGGGCAGGTACGAGATCAAAGTGTCATCATGCGTTTAAAATCTGATGGAAGAATAGACTCCACTTTTGCAGGTGACGGAAGAGTTATAAATATTCTTGCATACAGGGAAGTGGGAAAGTCAATTTTTGTCTTACCGAATGGCAATATTTTAGCCACGATAGAAGCAACATATTCTGATGGAAATTTTACTAGTCAAAGGTTAAGACTTGTCAAACTGAATGAAAAAGGAGAGTTTGGATCTTTGGGCTATGAACAAATTTCAGATTTTTCAACTTCACTTAATAACTCAATTCTAACTTCCGATTATAATCTCATATGCGCCAGAGCAACAGGATATGATTTTAGTGTAGTTAAAGTCAAAACGAAAATTATACCAAGTATAAGATTTACCGACATCCCCAAATTAAACATAGCAAGTGGAAATACCCCGCTTTTTGCAAATGCTTCTTTTAACTTACCGGTAATATTTATATCGAGTAATGTAAATGTAGCAGAAACCAAAGACACTCTGCTTATCGTTACCGGTGCAGGTCCTACAACTATAACAGCTTATGTTGAAGCATCTATAGATTATGAAGGCACTAAAGCTAACCAGACCATTATAATATCTCCAGCTGCGGAGTTTCTAATTGGTAAAAATTATACTAGTACAAAAAAAGTACAGACCTATGCTGTGGTTCCTTACAACGATGAATATAGTTATGAATGGTCATACTTGGGAGAAAATGCATACCTGTTAAACACAAATCAGGAAAGTGATTCGGTCAATAAGGTAAATATATATTTTACAGAAGATGCTGTGGAAGGAACGATTAACTGTAGAGTTTATGACAAACAAGGTTTATTGAAAGCTACATTAAGAAAAGAGATTAAAGTGGTGGAAGATGCAACAGATGGAAATATACGTGAAAATAGCTGTCCTAAAAGTTTTGCACTATGCTATGCAACACATATAAATTCATTCAGGATTAATTCTCTGAAAAGTGATTCTTCTGGTTGCCAGGGAACAGGATATACAGATTTTACAGAATCAGGTAGAACAACAGATCTGTTTCTCGGCAATGTTTACACTGCAGATTTTGAAATTGGTTCTATCGGAAAATCCAGTAAATATGTAGGTATATGGATAGATTACAATAATGATGGAGATTTTGATGAAGCTGATGAATTTGTAAATGCATCTTTTGGAGAAGATTCTCTTTTTTCTATGAAACCTATAATCATAAAAAACTCTAAAGAATATGCAGGTAGCAGGAGGTTGAGAATCAGATGCAGAACAAATGGTCGCTTTACATCTTCGGATGCATGTATTCTTTCAGGTGAGGCTGGAGAAACAGAGGATTATATGGTTACGCTAAAAGTCCAGGATGCTTTGGAAGCGCCGGAAATCATCACTCCTAATGACGATGGAAAAAATGATTACTTTGTTATTAGAGGAGTAAATGACAAAGCAGACAATAGGCTTGATGTCTTTGATAAATGGGGTGATATCAAATACAGCAGTGTAAATTATCTCAATGATTGGAATGGTAAATCCAATAACGGTGACAAGGTTACAGAAGGAACCTATTATTATGTATTTAAAAATGGGGTAAACGTTCTAAAGGGATTTGTAGAAGTAAAGTATTAA
- a CDS encoding PorP/SprF family type IX secretion system membrane protein, giving the protein MNLNISSNIQHMFRYLLLSVIFASLTIGAQAQQMPLVSNFMFNQLIYNPAAAGMQETQFNANLVSRFQWTGMNGAPVTNMFWADYRFPAKKMALGLNINYDKFGANRNTDFLLNYAYYVPLTSKWKLSMGLRMGFTSAKFSTAYLDRVWDQGDPVVEASNVSAMMPKAGAGLQLSTKNFYAGFSAPDLIMGDKQNLYGNEGKPFFSKKRNYMLMAGYRVKLSDSYKLYPNIRFSYFPDSKVRADLNLIFEITDYFWAGATYSSYKSHALMAGTHISSRVRFAYAYEFKRDLGVNLNTHEINLMLNLDGLFRKK; this is encoded by the coding sequence ATGAATTTAAATATTTCAAGTAATATACAGCACATGTTTCGTTATCTTTTACTCTCAGTAATTTTTGCAAGTCTGACTATTGGAGCCCAGGCACAGCAAATGCCTCTGGTTTCCAATTTTATGTTTAATCAATTGATCTATAATCCTGCTGCGGCAGGTATGCAGGAGACACAGTTCAATGCCAACCTTGTGTCCAGATTTCAATGGACTGGCATGAATGGAGCTCCGGTTACCAACATGTTCTGGGCAGACTATAGATTCCCCGCAAAGAAAATGGCGCTGGGTCTTAATATCAATTATGACAAGTTCGGAGCCAATAGAAATACTGACTTCCTGCTCAACTATGCATACTATGTACCCCTCACAAGTAAGTGGAAGCTTTCTATGGGACTGCGAATGGGCTTTACATCAGCTAAATTCAGTACAGCCTATCTGGACAGAGTATGGGATCAGGGCGATCCTGTTGTGGAAGCATCAAATGTAAGTGCAATGATGCCCAAAGCAGGAGCCGGATTACAACTTTCTACCAAAAATTTTTATGCAGGTTTTTCTGCTCCGGACCTCATCATGGGCGACAAGCAGAATCTTTATGGAAATGAAGGCAAGCCTTTCTTCAGTAAGAAAAGAAACTATATGCTGATGGCTGGCTACAGAGTTAAACTTAGCGACTCCTACAAGCTTTATCCAAACATCAGGTTTTCATATTTTCCTGACTCAAAAGTGCGGGCAGATCTAAATTTGATTTTCGAAATTACTGACTATTTCTGGGCGGGAGCTACCTATTCTTCCTATAAAAGTCATGCTTTGATGGCAGGTACTCACATTAGTTCAAGGGTAAGATTTGCATATGCATATGAATTTAAAAGGGATTTGGGCGTGAATTTAAATACTCACGAAATAAATCTTATGCTGAATCTGGATGGTCTGTTTAGAAAAAAATAA